The Apteryx mantelli isolate bAptMan1 chromosome Z, bAptMan1.hap1, whole genome shotgun sequence genome has a segment encoding these proteins:
- the LOC106487884 gene encoding tetraspanin-3-like: MKTVRAVMVSLHCYEDSWLRSFARTLLMFLGLVLWGAAAALAFGGAFVILMYKNYKCFLQESFLPLPGWLAIAAAFVLLPTGILAISISAKGSRYRQGVLMYLLLILLCLEMSSALLAQIYSTRMSSELKSTMGHLFYQYNGPYSENPGSRAVDKIQRNLQCCGVQNYTDWLMATTVSWHLPTEKACVPESCCKEKYSHCRGDLCQLEQLFQEGCLRKLEDQMHFVMLYVFWCCTVLSILELLAGFSNGILMRHQPFQDFRILDSATFS; encoded by the coding sequence ATGAAGACTGTTAGGGCTGTTATGGTGTCCCTTCATTGCTATGAGGATTCCTGGCTCAGATCCTTTGCTCGAACTCTGTTAATGTTCCTTGGTCTTGTTTTATGgggggctgctgcagctctggCCTTTGGTGGAGCTTTTGTGATCCTGATGTACAAGAACTACAAATGTTTTCTTCAGGAGTCTTTTTTGCCTCTTCCAGGCTGGCTGGCTATTGCAGCTGCATTTGTCCTGCTGCCCACTGGTATTTTGGCAATTTCTATTTCTGCTAAGGGCTCCCGCTATCGGCAAGGTGTGCTCATGTACTTGCTGCTGATACTTCTCTGTCTAGAAATGTCTTCAGCTCTTCTGGCACAGATCTACTCTACTAGGATGTCTTCTGAGCTGAAAAGCACTATGGGTCACCTCTTCTATCAGTACAATGGGCCATATTCTGAGAATcctggcagcagggctgtggaTAAAATCCAGAGGAATCTGCAGTGTTGTGGGGTCCAAAACTACACGGACTGGCTAATGGCAACAACTGTTTCTTGGCATCTTCCAACTGAGAAAGCATGTGTCCCTGAAAGCTGTTGTAAGGAGAAATATTCTCATTGCAGGGGTGACTTATGCCAGCTGGAGCAGCTTTTTCAGGAGGGCTGTCTAAGGAAGCTGGAAGACCAAATGCATTTTGTTATGCTCTATGTGTTTTGGTGCTGTACTGTGCTAAGCATCTTGGAGCTGTTGGCTGGTTTCAGCAATGGCATCCTCATGAGGCATCAGCCTTTCCAAGACTTTCGAATTCTGGACTCGGCTACCTTCTCATAG